In a genomic window of Kiritimatiellales bacterium:
- a CDS encoding KH domain-containing protein, which yields MKKLVKQMVAALVDHPRDVKITEVKGDKSVVYELRCNQKDVGKVIGRSGKTVGAMRVLLGAIAARDGRRAMLEVVE from the coding sequence ATGAAAAAACTGGTTAAGCAGATGGTCGCCGCACTTGTCGATCATCCCCGCGATGTCAAAATCACTGAAGTCAAGGGCGACAAAAGCGTTGTCTATGAACTTCGCTGTAATCAAAAAGATGTCGGTAAAGTCATCGGCCGCAGCGGCAAAACCGTCGGAGCAATGCGCGTACTGCTTGGTGCCATCGCCGCGCGCGACGGACGCCGTGCCATGCTGGAAGTTGTTGAGTAA
- the rpsP gene encoding 30S ribosomal protein S16, with translation MATKIRLRRMGARNKPFYRLVVADSRFATTGRFLEVLGWYDPKQKSDNFSVNIERVNYWLGTGAQLSATAKSLVKKAEAGEGVAIGAAPKAKAPAAPVEVPAAVADKQSAPVEAEAPAAEETPAVETQEA, from the coding sequence ATGGCAACAAAAATACGTTTACGTCGAATGGGCGCCCGCAACAAACCGTTCTACCGCCTCGTTGTGGCTGATTCCCGCTTTGCAACCACCGGCCGTTTTCTTGAAGTGCTTGGCTGGTACGATCCTAAACAGAAGAGTGATAATTTCAGCGTGAATATTGAGCGCGTGAACTACTGGCTCGGTACCGGCGCACAGCTTTCTGCCACCGCGAAAAGTTTGGTAAAAAAAGCGGAAGCCGGCGAGGGTGTTGCGATCGGGGCTGCACCGAAAGCTAAAGCGCCGGCGGCACCGGTGGAAGTTCCGGCCGCTGTCGCCGACAAGCAATCGGCGCCGGTGGAAGCCGAAGCCCCCGCTGCGGAAGAGACGCCCGCCGTTGAAACGCAGGAGGCTTAA